TGTTCGATGGCGCCCACGTGTGCCGTCCCATGGCGACGCGACATGCCGCGCGCTGGCTGCAGAACCAGGCGTGCTTTACAGTGAAGCTGTCCTATACGCGTCCCATCGCCACCAGGCACCGTGCGCGACCCCGGGAAGAGCACCCGGAGGCCGACCGCAGGGATGATTCGCGATCCACGCGCACGCAATCAGCCGCGCGCGCCGCATTGTTGCTATGCATGAGCTCGACGATCCTTTCGTTGACGCTCTGCTCTTGGCTGGCCGTCATGGACGCACGACGCGCCATCGCACGCGCTCATGTACTCCACCGACGCGCCGAGGCAATCATTGCTTGCCACGATCGGCGTGTCGCCGAGGATCGTCCGACCGACGCCTGCAACGATCTTCAAGACAAAAGAAAAGAGCCCTGATTGCTCAGGGCCCTTTCTTGTTTGGCTGGGAGACTAGGATTCGAACCTAGATAGACAGCGTCAGAGGCTGTCGTCCTACCGTTAGACGATCTCCCAATAAAACGGGTTTCGACGCGCTCTGACCTTGAAGCGTCGAACTTTGAAGCGGGATTAGCGCTTCGAGAACTGCGTGGCGCGACGAGCCTTATGGAGACCGACCTTCTTACGCTCGACTTCACGGGCGTCGCGGGTCATGAAACCAGCCTTGCGCAGCGGCGACTTCAGCGCTTCGTCGTATTCGACGAGGGCGCGGGAGATGCCGAGACGAATCGCACCGGCCTGACCCGTAATGCCACCGCCTGCCACCGTCACCATGATATCAAACTTATCGACATTTTCGGTAAGTTCGAGCGGCTGACGAACAATCATGCGCGAGGTCTCGCGACCGAAGAACTGATCAAGCGGCTTGCCGTTGACCACAATACCACCGGTGCCCTTGCGAAGGAACACGCGAGCGGCGGAGGTCTTGCGGCGGCCGGTACCGTAATTCTGCTGGGTAGCCATGTGGTTTCCTTAGATTTCCAGCGCCTGGGGCAGCTGCGCGGTATGCGGGTGCTCGGCGCCGCCGTACACCTTGAGCTTGCGGTACATGGCACGACCCAGCGGGTTTTTCGGCAGCATGCCCTTGACGGCGATTTCGATGACTCGCTCCGGGTGCGTGGCGAGCAGATCCTTGAGACTGGTGGTCTTCAGGTTGCCGACGTAGCCGGTGAAGCGGTGGTACATCTTGTCGTCCAGCTTCGCACCGGTCACGGCCACCTTCTCGGCGTTGATCACGACGATGTAGTCGCCGGTATCGACGTGCGGGGTGAACTCGGGCTTGTGCTTGCCGCGGAGGCGACGCGCGATCTCGGTCGAGAGACGACCGAGCGTCTTGTTCGTGGCATCGACCACGAACCAATCACGCTTGACGCTTTCCGGCTTGGCGGTGAACGTTTTCATTTCAAATACCTGGTTTGCCGCCTTGATGGGCGGAACACGGAATCGGTGAAAGCAAAGGCGCGAGAGAATAGCGGACTTTTCCCTCATCGCGCAAGCCCACCGTGCAGGTGAGCTTCGGGCCGACAATCATAACATGATGAACGGCCCGTTTCACAAGCCTCGGGAAGCGAAAGGACGACTGGCGCGACAAGCGGCCGCAGCGACTTCACCTTTTCCCGGTACCCGCGCATTGTAACGTGACGTATCCCGTTTCGTCAGGAGTTTTCGATCATGCCCGTTCGCACGCTCAGCCCCCTCGATCGCCTGCTGGCCGGTGTGGAGCGCGCCATGGAGGCCGTCGCGGGCTCGCCGGAAGCGGCGCGTCCGTCGCCCGGCGATACCGTGCCCGAGGCACCGATGTCGGAGCTGGAGCGCCGCCATGCGGCCGGACTGATGCGGATCAACCATGTGGGCGAGGTGTGCGCGCAGGCGCTCTACGTCGGCCAGGCCGCCCTGGCGCGCACCGACGAAACCCGCGCACACCTGATGCACGCCGCCCGCGAGGAAACGGATCACCTGGCCTGGTGTGCCGAGCGGCTCAGCCAGCTCGACAGCCGCCCCAGCCTGCTCAATCCCCTGTGGTATGCGGGCAGTTATGCGATCGGTGTCGCGGCCGCGGCCATCGGCGATCCGATCAGCCTGGGTTTCGTCGTGGAAACGGAACGCCAGGTGGAAGCGCACCTTGCCGAGCATCTCACGCGCCTGCCACCGCAAGACGAACGATCCCGGGCGATCCTCGCGCGCATGCAGGAGGACGAGGTGCGCCACGCGGATGCGGCGCAGGCCCGTGGCGGCATCGCGCTGCCCTGGCCCCTGCCCCGTTTGATGCAGGCGGCCTCGGCCGTGATGAAGACCGTGGCCTACCGCATCTAGCGGCAGCCGCCGTAGCCGCTTCCCTGCGCATGGAAGTGCGTGCGGTGGGCGGCGTTGTAATCCGGCCCCAACAACGCGCCGAAATAACCGCAACCGTCAGCCTGCAGCCCGTGCAGGAAAGGCTCCTCTCGCGGGGCGCTCCAGTCACGCGCGACGACGATGCGCCGGCCGTCGGCCAGGCGGAACGCCGTGAGGTCGATCGCGTCGGCCCGCGCGTGGCGACTCAGCGGCGCATCGTTGCGGTGATAGACATTACGGCAGGCGTAGCTGCCCACATGCTCGATCACGCGCACGGGTGAACCGAACGCCGCCCTGGCGCCCGGTTGCAGCGCCCTCCGCTCGAATAGCACCATCGCGGCGGCTAACGGGCAGGTGAGCATGACGGGCGACCCCAGCCGCGCCTCGCCCAGGGCGGACACGCGCACGGCATCGCTCCAGCCGCAGCCTCCGACTTCCTCGTGGTCGGCCAGCGGAACGA
This DNA window, taken from Luteibacter sp. 9135, encodes the following:
- the rpsI gene encoding 30S ribosomal protein S9, with translation MATQQNYGTGRRKTSAARVFLRKGTGGIVVNGKPLDQFFGRETSRMIVRQPLELTENVDKFDIMVTVAGGGITGQAGAIRLGISRALVEYDEALKSPLRKAGFMTRDAREVERKKVGLHKARRATQFSKR
- the rplM gene encoding 50S ribosomal protein L13; translated protein: MKTFTAKPESVKRDWFVVDATNKTLGRLSTEIARRLRGKHKPEFTPHVDTGDYIVVINAEKVAVTGAKLDDKMYHRFTGYVGNLKTTSLKDLLATHPERVIEIAVKGMLPKNPLGRAMYRKLKVYGGAEHPHTAQLPQALEI
- a CDS encoding extensin-like domain-containing protein, which encodes MRALLLFVLLLSVVALVGTSGWRPPDRYNPWAPLDLTAPPDVFLRYKLDRLGGNPAMCRAALRHAGAVFVPLADHEEVGGCGWSDAVRVSALGEARLGSPVMLTCPLAAAMVLFERRALQPGARAAFGSPVRVIEHVGSYACRNVYHRNDAPLSRHARADAIDLTAFRLADGRRIVVARDWSAPREEPFLHGLQADGCGYFGALLGPDYNAAHRTHFHAQGSGYGGCR
- the coq7 gene encoding 2-polyprenyl-3-methyl-6-methoxy-1,4-benzoquinone monooxygenase, which encodes MPVRTLSPLDRLLAGVERAMEAVAGSPEAARPSPGDTVPEAPMSELERRHAAGLMRINHVGEVCAQALYVGQAALARTDETRAHLMHAAREETDHLAWCAERLSQLDSRPSLLNPLWYAGSYAIGVAAAAIGDPISLGFVVETERQVEAHLAEHLTRLPPQDERSRAILARMQEDEVRHADAAQARGGIALPWPLPRLMQAASAVMKTVAYRI
- a CDS encoding winged helix-turn-helix domain-containing protein, whose protein sequence is MLERGEVRTSLEPKHLDVLLCLVEAAGDVVSIDRLLDRCWPGEFHGDNPVHKAVAMLRKGLGDDARAPRYVATVRKRGYRIVAPIADLIDGQARGCGSAETGQWLFDGAHVCRPMATRHAARWLQNQACFTVKLSYTRPIATRHRARPREEHPEADRRDDSRSTRTQSAARAALLLCMSSTILSLTLCSWLAVMDARRAIARAHVLHRRAEAIIACHDRRVAEDRPTDACNDLQDKRKEP